A stretch of DNA from Halolamina litorea:
GTCACGGTGACGAGCGACCGCGGCGGGTCCGACACCGCCCGGCTCACCGTCACCGCGCAGAACGAGGCACCGACGGTTACCGCCTTTACGCTGTCGGCGGCGGGGAGCGACCAGCTCCAGGTCGCGTTCGACAGCTCTGAACCGCTGGGACAGGTGACCGTGGAGATCACGGACGCCTCCGGTGCGACCGTCGCGACGTTGTCGCGGGACGACTTCTCGACTGACGGCGGCACGTACACGGCCACGACGACCCAGCTTCCCGCCGGAGAGTATACGGCGACACTCACCGACGCCGTCGACGATAGCGGTGCGAGCGCCGATGCGGGACAGTCCGGGACGGCAACGCTCGACGGCGCGTCTCCGACGGCCGCCGCCGCCAGCGACGGCTCGCCAACCGACGACGGCAGCTACGAGGTGACGCTGGATGCTGGCGCCACGAGCGACCCGGATACGCCGGCGAGTGACCTGACGTACGAATGGTCGGTGACAGCCCCGAACGGGGCATCGAGCGTCCCGACGCCGTCCGGACAGGGCGGCACCGTTGAACTGCGGACGCCCGGGACCTACGAGTTCGGCGTCACGGTCTCTGACCCGGCTGGGAACACGGACACGGCGACGACCACCGTCACCGTCCCCGAGGCCAGCGACGATCCCGATGAAACCGACTCTGAGTCACCGGATCAGAACGACAACACCACCGCTCCAGAGGTGGTCGATTCCTGTACCGTCATCGACGAGCCCGGTACCTACGAACTCACGGGTGACCTCGACACCTCCGGCCCGGGGCCGTGCATCCACGTGCGTGCGAGCGACGTGACCCTCGACGGGAACGGCTACACCCTCTCCGGGGACGGCGTCGAGGACTCCATCGGCCTCCTCGTCTACAACGGCTCCGCCGAGGGGTTCGAGGACAACGAACCGCTGACGAACGTCACCGTTCGTGACCTCACGATCCGCGAGTTCGAGCGTGGCGTCCGCGCGGGACCGACCCTCGACAACGGCGGGCCGCGGGTTCGGTTCGTCGACCTCACCGTGGGCTCGGCCGGCGGCATCACGCTGTTCGGCGCCGACGACAGCGTCCTCCGGAACGTCACCGCGACCGACGGCGAGAACGGTCTCTACCTCTGGGAGACGAGTAACGTGACCGGTGAGAACCTCACCATCACCGACAACACCGAGGTCGGGCTGTTCTTCGCCCAGGTCGTCGAGGGGAGCCGGTTCAGCGACCTCACGGTCAGGAACAACACCGGCGGCGTCTACTTCAGCACCGACACCGTCGACAACCGCGTCACCGACGCGAGCGTCCTGAACAACGGCGAGTACGGCGTCAGCTTCTCGGATTCCAGGGAGAACCTCTTCGCCCAGTCGACGATCAGCGGGACCGACGGCCCCGCCGTCCTCGTCGACAACTCGCGCCGCGACCGGGTCGAAGACGTCGAGGTCCGGAACGCCGACGGCGTCGTGTTCGAGGTCCGTTCGGACAGCGAAATCGGGTTCGCGAACGTCCTGATCGGCCCGCGAGTCTCGGTCTCGACGCCCGACGACGGCTCGGCCGTGACCTTCCAGGGAGATTCCGACGACCCGATGCAACTCCGCGCGACCCCAGTCGCCGACTTCGACGGCGACGTCCCCGGTCGTGCGCTGACGGAGCGGGTGATCGCAGTCTCCAACGCCGACTCGAACGTCGTGGTGACGTTCACGCCCGACCCTGCAGACGACGCGGACCGGCAGCAACTGTTCCGGCTCACTGGTGACCAGTGGGCGCCCATAGACGGTGCCGCGGGGTCGCCGCTGACGCTGACACTCGACGGGTCCGAGACGGTGACACCCTTTGCCGTCGATGACGACGGGGGCGAGACCGACGGCGGCGGGGCCGATGGAACGGATGATGGTACCGAGGACGCCGACGACGGAACGGACGACAGCGACGACGGAACTGACGAAAGCGACGACGCAGCGACGACGGAGCGGACGCTCCAGATCATCTCGACCGGGGAGAACGAGTTCGAGTACGAGTTCGTCGTCGAAGGGACCGCCGCGAAGAGCAACACCGACACGATGGCTGCCGACTCGGGCGACTCCGTCGAGTCCATCGGCTCGAACCGGGTCAGGATAAGCGGCTCGACCGGCGATAACAGCGGCGACGCGTTCGCCGTCACCGGCGAACTCGTCAGCGCCGAAGTCGTGGGCGGCGAGTCGAACTTCGAGATCATCCTCGGCTCTGAGGACATCACCGACGAGGTGACCGAATCCGAGGCTGATGGGGACTCTGACACGTCCCTCCTGACGGTGCTCTCGACCGAGGACAACCAGTTCGAGTACGAGATCGTCGTCGACGGAACCGCGGCCAAGAGCAACACCGACGACGTCGCCGCCGACTCCAGTGATGACGTCGAGTCCGCCGGCGACGGGACGGTGGTCATCTCCGGGTCCACCGGGGACAACTCCGGCGACGCCTTCGAGATCACCGGTACGGTCGAGGAAGCCCGGGTGATCGGCGTCGACTCCGGCTTCGAGATCGCCGTCGACGGCGACCCGATCGACGTCAGCACGTCGACGGCGGCGGACGGCGAGAACGACGGGACGGACGACGATGGCGATTCCGAGGACGAGACCACCGGGCTGGTCGGCGACGAGTCCACGTTGGAGATCCTGGCGACCTCCGAGGAGCAGGTCGCCTACGAGGTCGTCGTCGATGGGAGCGCCGCGAAAAGCAACACCGACGACGTCGCCGCCGACTC
This window harbors:
- a CDS encoding PKD domain-containing protein encodes the protein MRRLTGFVVVLVVLQPAVAGVVFADTAIAQQSHDLGLTIDEDGVGDDSDGDGYYDEVSLVFSADTETGEFGGGEPYLKVFVNDTRIRPSQYGSSNILEERPDFRTTIFLQSSEIANLTKGPQRVRVELWEDDFVTDDKLGEVTVTVPMEPEAADTPVRQAATEGIDAIMPIYASAQEQGFNPEYWEGVSQDRTEVAVEIGVDAVGGEITPGPIDLLEVPGAGAYSLGMQLMDLTEQGVYMVAAFQAQRDATVLEMAAQENTEFRRSLERLRENHREIDEEVDQDGDGDFDEADERQLYRERQRLLREAYGTLETYERETRRVIERGESWGVLDVCESDPDDSLFTSFFVALCDRSVDIDEDQLRDFENATGDLKTVMRADWRWTNAWLANSTEYGIEPLSGQATAEPRPEITVVEVPDTVVPGETVTVRVETTNDGANASVQTIAVSFPDGISRDAVTAVGDNFGVESPSTPADGYRMLLTEGETVGARYGTETIPLQYPLFEVGNEVPADESRYLELEVTIPEDYTADTFSLQIKSVARGDDWVSDPAVGATDAIDQQGEFVREETIQVYADRDDDGIRDGIDECPDSAEDADGVADDDGCPDGDIRATIDGRTTVAVGESLTLDASGTSVDPATDGSLSYEWEVVSQPQGASVAPPTGVTGDVSLPVAGTYEFRVTVTSDRGGSDTARLTVTAQNEAPTVTAFTLSAAGSDQLQVAFDSSEPLGQVTVEITDASGATVATLSRDDFSTDGGTYTATTTQLPAGEYTATLTDAVDDSGASADAGQSGTATLDGASPTAAAASDGSPTDDGSYEVTLDAGATSDPDTPASDLTYEWSVTAPNGASSVPTPSGQGGTVELRTPGTYEFGVTVSDPAGNTDTATTTVTVPEASDDPDETDSESPDQNDNTTAPEVVDSCTVIDEPGTYELTGDLDTSGPGPCIHVRASDVTLDGNGYTLSGDGVEDSIGLLVYNGSAEGFEDNEPLTNVTVRDLTIREFERGVRAGPTLDNGGPRVRFVDLTVGSAGGITLFGADDSVLRNVTATDGENGLYLWETSNVTGENLTITDNTEVGLFFAQVVEGSRFSDLTVRNNTGGVYFSTDTVDNRVTDASVLNNGEYGVSFSDSRENLFAQSTISGTDGPAVLVDNSRRDRVEDVEVRNADGVVFEVRSDSEIGFANVLIGPRVSVSTPDDGSAVTFQGDSDDPMQLRATPVADFDGDVPGRALTERVIAVSNADSNVVVTFTPDPADDADRQQLFRLTGDQWAPIDGAAGSPLTLTLDGSETVTPFAVDDDGGETDGGGADGTDDGTEDADDGTDDSDDGTDESDDAATTERTLQIISTGENEFEYEFVVEGTAAKSNTDTMAADSGDSVESIGSNRVRISGSTGDNSGDAFAVTGELVSAEVVGGESNFEIILGSEDITDEVTESEADGDSDTSLLTVLSTEDNQFEYEIVVDGTAAKSNTDDVAADSSDDVESAGDGTVVISGSTGDNSGDAFEITGTVEEARVIGVDSGFEIAVDGDPIDVSTSTAADGENDGTDDDGDSEDETTGLVGDESTLEILATSEEQVAYEVVVDGSAAKSNTDDVAADSSDRVEVRDDGTVLIIGTTGDNSGDAFEITGEIVSIELEGGDARLVFEGEDVTDRAD